A stretch of Microbulbifer sp. SAOS-129_SWC DNA encodes these proteins:
- a CDS encoding biopolymer transporter ExbD: MSKRQNTAEEEAGAIDLTPMLDVVFIMLIFFIVTATFIKEPGAEVVKPEATQAELKATSILVAINSNNEIWIAKEKVDDRMVKSKLERLYAENPKGWLVIQPDKKASIEKIALIANAARKVGIEKVSVATEKS; this comes from the coding sequence ATGAGCAAGAGACAAAATACGGCAGAAGAAGAAGCAGGAGCGATCGACCTCACGCCCATGCTGGACGTGGTGTTTATCATGCTGATCTTCTTTATCGTCACCGCGACCTTTATCAAGGAGCCGGGTGCCGAAGTGGTCAAGCCGGAAGCGACACAAGCTGAACTCAAAGCCACCTCCATTCTGGTTGCGATTAATTCCAACAACGAAATCTGGATTGCCAAGGAAAAAGTGGACGACCGCATGGTCAAGTCTAAGCTCGAGCGTCTTTACGCCGAGAATCCCAAGGGATGGTTGGTAATTCAGCCCGATAAGAAAGCGAGTATCGAGAAGATTGCTCTGATTGCGAATGCAGCCAGAAAGGTCGGTATCGAGAAAGTTTCGGTCGCGACAGAAAAGAGTTAA
- a CDS encoding energy transducer TonB codes for MNPVRLVGAGVLAVVTTFALILTMHLLIAANMKAPEDKETIKVADIVMPEQKIETKYDTSKPDKPDEPETPPPEMPEPEFDNPDVDSSLNMAAPRANADMKLGGLGNFASEGDYLPIVKVAAQYPRRALQRGIEGYVIIEYTVTKNGSVRDPRVVEAFTKDGNPTTIFNRSALKSALKYKYKPRVVDGQAIEVPGVKTKISFDLQKN; via the coding sequence ATGAATCCGGTAAGATTAGTAGGGGCGGGTGTGCTGGCGGTAGTCACCACCTTTGCCCTGATCTTAACCATGCATCTGCTGATTGCGGCAAACATGAAGGCTCCTGAGGATAAGGAGACCATCAAAGTTGCCGATATCGTGATGCCTGAGCAAAAGATCGAAACCAAATACGACACCAGTAAACCGGACAAGCCCGACGAGCCGGAGACTCCGCCGCCGGAAATGCCGGAACCTGAGTTCGACAATCCCGATGTGGATAGCTCCCTCAATATGGCTGCGCCGCGCGCCAATGCCGACATGAAACTCGGTGGCCTCGGCAACTTTGCCAGTGAGGGTGATTATCTGCCGATCGTGAAAGTGGCGGCGCAGTATCCACGCCGTGCACTGCAGCGGGGTATCGAGGGTTATGTGATTATCGAGTACACCGTAACCAAAAATGGCTCTGTACGTGATCCGCGTGTGGTCGAGGCGTTTACCAAAGACGGTAACCCCACCACCATCTTCAACCGCTCGGCGCTCAAGTCGGCGTTGAAGTACAAGTACAAGCCGCGGGTGGTCGACGGTCAGGCGATCGAAGTTCCTGGTGTTAAAACCAAGATCAGCTTCGATCTGCAGAAGAACTAA
- a CDS encoding MotA/TolQ/ExbB proton channel family protein, protein MHALNDAWAAVNAFMASGGPVLFLIAGLTFFMWTLIFERVFYFHKSMKGDVQTAVDQWEKRSERKSWNAHQIRYALISRVSEKINSNLDMIQACVSLAPLFGLLGTVWGMINVFEVLAITGGGDAKQMASGVSMATIPTMAGMVAALSGVFANTYVTRKAERESQLLEDHLTMDH, encoded by the coding sequence ATGCACGCATTAAATGACGCATGGGCCGCCGTCAACGCCTTTATGGCGTCGGGCGGGCCAGTACTTTTTCTGATCGCCGGCCTGACCTTCTTTATGTGGACGCTGATCTTTGAACGGGTGTTCTATTTCCACAAGTCGATGAAGGGCGATGTCCAGACGGCTGTGGATCAATGGGAGAAGCGCTCCGAGCGCAAATCCTGGAACGCCCACCAGATCCGCTACGCGCTGATTTCCCGGGTATCCGAGAAGATCAACAGCAATTTGGACATGATTCAGGCTTGTGTATCCCTGGCGCCCCTGTTCGGGCTTCTGGGTACCGTCTGGGGCATGATCAACGTGTTCGAGGTTCTCGCGATTACCGGTGGCGGTGACGCCAAGCAAATGGCCAGTGGTGTATCCATGGCCACCATTCCTACAATGGCAGGTATGGTGGCGGCACTGTCCGGTGTGTTTGCAAATACTTACGTCACACGTAAGGCGGAGCGCGAAAGCCAGCTGCTGGAAGACCATCTGACGATGGATCACTAA